In Lathamus discolor isolate bLatDis1 chromosome 1, bLatDis1.hap1, whole genome shotgun sequence, the following are encoded in one genomic region:
- the LOC136007240 gene encoding glutamine-rich protein 2-like isoform X1: MATGTVSRVCPGGAATSPLHGITYSLEQGQKVLKSIQATILQVQRECQKLSSATRNLLNDSHQKQKDIEALFQSLERLEKVDKVDMELGMDQKTEKAALAGKVSHTQFEASLKQLNERNQEVLSWLMVQEQQLQQVQQ, translated from the exons ATGGCCACCGGCACAGTAAGCAGGGTCTGTCCAGGTGGGGCAGCCACCTCCCCTTTGCATGGCATTACCTACtccctggagcagggccagaagGTGCTGAAGAGCATTCAGGCCACCATCCTGCAGGTACAAAGGGAGTGCCAGAAGCTCAGCTCTGCCACAAGGAACCTCCTGAATGACAGCCACCAGAAgcagaaagacattgag GCTCTGTTCCAGTccctggagaggctggagaaaGTGGACAAGGTGGACATGGAGCTGGGAATGGACCAG aaaacagaaaaagctgccCTGGCTGGCAAAGTCAGTCACACCCAGTTTGAGGCAAGCCTGAAGCAGCTGAATGAGAGGAACCAGGAGGTGCTGAGCTGGCTGATGgtccaggagcagcagctgcagcaagtCCAGCAGTAG
- the LOC136007240 gene encoding glutamine-rich protein 2-like isoform X2, which produces MATGTVQRECQKLSSATRNLLNDSHQKQKDIEALFQSLERLEKVDKVDMELGMDQKTEKAALAGKVSHTQFEASLKQLNERNQEVLSWLMVQEQQLQQVQQ; this is translated from the exons ATGGCCACCGGCACA GTACAAAGGGAGTGCCAGAAGCTCAGCTCTGCCACAAGGAACCTCCTGAATGACAGCCACCAGAAgcagaaagacattgag GCTCTGTTCCAGTccctggagaggctggagaaaGTGGACAAGGTGGACATGGAGCTGGGAATGGACCAG aaaacagaaaaagctgccCTGGCTGGCAAAGTCAGTCACACCCAGTTTGAGGCAAGCCTGAAGCAGCTGAATGAGAGGAACCAGGAGGTGCTGAGCTGGCTGATGgtccaggagcagcagctgcagcaagtCCAGCAGTAG